One genomic region from Streptomyces venezuelae encodes:
- a CDS encoding MFS transporter — MLDIQIEKHGTGGITHRPSGRPAVAAVTLGIFTVMTAELLPVGLLTPAAADLSVSEGTAALMVTVPGLVAAVAAPLVTVRAADADRRTLLVALMLLAAAANLVSAVAGHLAVVLAARVLLGLAIGGFWALAGGLAPRLVAPAAVGRATAVVFGGVSAASVLGVPVATVVAERIGWRWAFAATGLLSLLAAAALLALLPRLPGRGAGMPESRATGLAELAALPRRNRRVRAGLQLTLALVTGHFLAYSFVRPLLTGHARVPEALLGALLIGYGLAGVAGNFLTGSRAARSPRRTLAVIAAALGTVLLLFLLLATTAPAAGAGLLLLWGLAYGGLSVALQSWFMAAAPDDAEAATGLNVSVFCLAIALGALLGGLLADAYDLTAVLLVGAALSLAAVPVAALSGRNHHS; from the coding sequence ATGTTAGATATCCAGATTGAAAAACATGGGACCGGCGGCATCACGCACCGGCCCTCCGGGCGGCCCGCCGTCGCCGCCGTCACGCTCGGCATCTTCACCGTCATGACCGCCGAACTCCTGCCGGTCGGACTGCTCACCCCGGCCGCCGCCGACCTGTCCGTCAGCGAGGGCACCGCCGCCCTCATGGTGACCGTGCCCGGCCTCGTCGCCGCCGTCGCCGCGCCCCTCGTCACGGTCCGCGCGGCCGACGCCGACCGCCGGACGCTCCTCGTCGCGCTCATGCTCCTCGCCGCCGCCGCCAACCTCGTGTCGGCGGTCGCGGGCCACCTCGCGGTCGTCCTCGCCGCCCGCGTCCTCCTCGGCCTCGCCATCGGCGGGTTCTGGGCGCTCGCCGGCGGCCTCGCGCCCCGGCTCGTGGCCCCCGCCGCCGTGGGACGGGCCACCGCCGTGGTCTTCGGCGGGGTCTCGGCCGCCTCGGTGCTCGGCGTCCCCGTCGCCACCGTCGTCGCCGAACGGATCGGCTGGCGCTGGGCGTTCGCCGCCACCGGGCTGCTCTCCCTGCTCGCCGCGGCGGCCCTCCTGGCCCTGCTGCCCCGCCTCCCGGGACGGGGCGCGGGAATGCCGGAGTCCCGCGCCACGGGGCTCGCCGAGCTCGCCGCGCTGCCCCGGCGCAACCGCCGCGTCCGGGCCGGGCTGCAGCTCACCCTCGCCCTCGTGACCGGCCACTTCCTCGCGTACTCCTTCGTCCGCCCGCTGCTCACCGGCCACGCCCGGGTCCCCGAGGCGCTCCTCGGCGCCCTGCTCATCGGCTACGGCCTCGCGGGCGTCGCGGGGAACTTCCTCACCGGCTCCCGCGCGGCCCGCTCCCCCCGCCGCACGCTCGCGGTCATCGCCGCCGCGCTCGGCACCGTCCTCCTCCTCTTCCTCCTTCTCGCCACCACGGCTCCGGCCGCCGGCGCCGGGCTGCTGCTCCTGTGGGGGCTCGCCTACGGCGGGCTCTCGGTCGCGCTCCAGTCCTGGTTCATGGCCGCCGCCCCCGACGACGCCGAGGCCGCCACCGGCCTCAACGTCAGCGTCTTCTGCCTCGCCATCGCCCTCGGCGCCCTCCTCGGCGGGCTGCTGGCCGACGCGTACGACCTCACCGCGGTGCTCCTCGTCGGCGCCGCGCTCTCCCTGGCCGCCGTCCCGGTGGCCGCCCTCTCCGGAAGGAACCACCACTCATGA
- a CDS encoding RidA family protein encodes MSAHTSDQRVITNPGTLHDPTPFGYSHAVSAPGELVFIGGQYASDATGAPVPGDFAAQVELSLTNLRLALEGVGLGLGHVVRLGSYIVEHDLAKLEVLGKALHAHFGERLPAQTLSGVAALALPGMLFEIDAVAVRPAG; translated from the coding sequence ATGAGCGCCCACACCTCCGACCAGCGCGTCATCACCAACCCCGGCACGCTCCACGACCCCACCCCCTTCGGCTACAGCCACGCCGTCTCCGCGCCGGGCGAGCTCGTCTTCATCGGCGGCCAGTACGCCTCCGACGCCACCGGAGCCCCCGTCCCCGGGGACTTCGCCGCCCAGGTCGAGCTCTCCCTCACCAACCTGCGGCTCGCCCTGGAGGGCGTCGGCCTCGGCCTCGGCCACGTCGTCCGCCTCGGCTCGTACATCGTCGAGCACGACCTCGCCAAGCTGGAGGTCCTCGGCAAGGCCCTGCACGCGCACTTCGGCGAGCGGCTGCCCGCGCAGACCCTCAGCGGGGTCGCGGCGCTCGCCCTGCCGGGCATGCTCTTCGAGATCGACGCCGTGGCGGTGCGGCCGGCCGGCTGA